In Thermodesulfitimonas autotrophica, the following proteins share a genomic window:
- the ispD gene encoding 2-C-methyl-D-erythritol 4-phosphate cytidylyltransferase has translation MVEAGVVIVAAGQSVRMGSGPRKQYRLLGGLPVVSRTLNVFEGLEAVKEIVLVVPPGEEEFCYREIIKPFGYRKIAAVVPGGTHRQESVWAGLQHFTYPPEVVVVHDGVRPLVRPALVEAAIEAAASWGAAVVAVPAKDTVKLTDGAGFVAQTLPRNQVYLAQTPQAFRFEVLLTAHRRAQQEGFYGTDDTVLVERLGLPVKVVQGAYENLKLTTPEDFTIAAALLGEHIPLRVGFGYDVHRLAPGRPLILGGVTIPWKTGLEGHSDADVLCHAVMDALLGAAGARDIGYHFPPTEESYRGVSSLSLLARVREIIAACGFRVANIDAVVVAQQPRLAPFVATMAENIARVLEIPPFLVNVKATTTEGLGFTGREEGIAAYGVAVLHRT, from the coding sequence TTGGTTGAAGCCGGTGTCGTGATAGTAGCCGCGGGGCAGAGCGTCCGGATGGGGAGTGGCCCCAGGAAACAGTACCGCCTTTTAGGGGGCCTCCCGGTGGTGAGCCGGACGCTTAACGTTTTCGAAGGTCTAGAAGCGGTGAAGGAGATCGTTCTGGTGGTTCCGCCGGGCGAAGAAGAGTTCTGTTACCGGGAAATAATTAAACCCTTCGGTTACCGCAAAATCGCGGCGGTAGTCCCCGGCGGCACCCACCGCCAGGAGTCGGTCTGGGCCGGGCTGCAGCATTTCACGTACCCGCCGGAGGTCGTGGTCGTTCACGACGGGGTCCGGCCGCTAGTGCGCCCCGCGCTTGTCGAGGCCGCGATCGAAGCAGCAGCCTCCTGGGGAGCGGCCGTGGTTGCGGTTCCGGCCAAGGATACCGTCAAATTAACCGACGGGGCGGGCTTTGTCGCGCAGACATTGCCCCGGAACCAGGTCTATCTGGCCCAGACCCCCCAAGCCTTCCGCTTTGAGGTCCTGCTCACCGCGCACCGCCGGGCGCAGCAGGAGGGGTTCTACGGTACCGACGATACGGTGCTGGTAGAGCGCCTCGGCCTCCCGGTTAAGGTGGTTCAGGGCGCTTACGAAAACCTCAAGCTCACCACCCCGGAAGATTTCACCATCGCCGCCGCACTTCTCGGGGAACATATCCCGCTGCGCGTAGGCTTCGGTTACGATGTCCACCGGCTCGCCCCCGGCCGGCCCCTGATCCTAGGCGGCGTCACGATTCCCTGGAAAACGGGACTTGAAGGGCATTCCGACGCCGACGTTCTCTGTCACGCGGTGATGGACGCACTCCTCGGTGCCGCCGGGGCCAGGGACATCGGCTACCATTTCCCGCCCACGGAGGAAAGTTACCGGGGGGTATCGAGCCTCTCGCTGCTGGCACGAGTCCGGGAAATTATCGCTGCCTGCGGCTTTCGGGTCGCAAACATTGACGCCGTCGTTGTAGCCCAGCAGCCGCGGCTAGCTCCCTTCGTGGCCACAATGGCGGAAAATATCGCCCGCGTCCTCGAAATCCCTCCCTTTCTGGTTAACGTCAAGGCAACCACGACGGAAGGGCTGGGGTTCACCGGGCGGGAAGAAGGCATTGCCGCCTATGGAGTAGCGGTTTTACACCGAACGTAG
- a CDS encoding PIN/TRAM domain-containing protein — MVRRAVFLILVIGCGTSSVFLAANLLRFWHLADSVKIALLVVAGILGLLLGILFAPRLINGVIWVVNKGEQHFQKIPVIDLVVGVLGLIIALIIANLFGNILASFGWLGKIIWLGVTMLLGYLGLSIGIKKGEELWSTVSSLSRVSKEKSPKEQRHPGQVKIVDTSAVIDGRIADLCASGFIEGTLLVPVFVLDELQHIADSNDVLKRNRGRRGLDILNRMRKEAHVKIQIYEDVQALANIPEVDTKLVQLAKSLKAKIITTDFNLNKVAELQGVKVLNVNELANALKPIVLPGEEMVVQVVRDGKEAGQGVAYLDDGTMIVVDGGKKYIGKPVRATVTSVLQTTAGRMIFAKLKNLREDGGEKLDGVNAVG, encoded by the coding sequence TTGGTACGGCGAGCTGTCTTCTTAATCCTGGTCATAGGCTGCGGGACGAGCAGTGTTTTCCTGGCCGCAAATCTTTTGCGTTTCTGGCACCTCGCGGATTCCGTTAAGATTGCTCTTCTTGTCGTTGCCGGAATTTTGGGACTCTTACTCGGTATTCTTTTCGCCCCCCGCCTGATCAACGGCGTCATCTGGGTCGTAAACAAGGGCGAACAGCATTTTCAGAAAATCCCCGTTATTGATCTGGTAGTCGGGGTTTTAGGACTTATCATCGCGCTTATCATTGCCAACCTATTCGGCAACATTTTGGCCAGCTTTGGCTGGCTCGGCAAGATCATCTGGCTCGGCGTTACGATGCTGTTAGGGTATCTTGGTCTCTCAATCGGGATAAAAAAGGGCGAAGAGTTGTGGAGCACCGTTAGTTCTCTTTCCCGGGTGAGCAAGGAAAAAAGCCCCAAAGAGCAGCGCCACCCGGGGCAGGTCAAGATCGTCGATACGAGCGCAGTTATCGACGGCCGCATTGCCGACCTCTGTGCTAGCGGTTTCATTGAAGGGACGCTGCTGGTCCCGGTCTTCGTTCTGGACGAGTTACAACACATTGCCGACTCTAACGACGTGTTAAAGCGGAACCGGGGGCGGCGCGGCCTCGATATCCTGAACCGGATGCGCAAAGAGGCCCACGTAAAAATACAGATCTACGAAGATGTCCAGGCGCTAGCCAACATCCCGGAGGTAGATACTAAGCTTGTGCAACTGGCCAAAAGCCTGAAGGCGAAAATCATCACTACCGATTTCAACCTCAATAAGGTAGCCGAGCTACAAGGGGTTAAGGTTCTCAACGTAAATGAGCTGGCCAACGCCCTTAAACCCATCGTTTTGCCCGGCGAAGAAATGGTCGTGCAGGTTGTGCGGGACGGGAAAGAAGCGGGACAGGGAGTGGCCTATCTCGATGACGGGACGATGATCGTGGTGGACGGCGGTAAAAAGTACATCGGCAAGCCCGTGCGCGCCACAGTAACCAGCGTCCTCCAGACGACCGCGGGTAGGATGATCTTTGCCAAACTAAAGAATCTCCGCGAAGACGGCGGCGAAAAGCTCGATGGGGTGAACGCGGTTGGTTGA
- the cysE gene encoding serine O-acetyltransferase: MFWKRLREDIQVVFERDPAAKSVFEVLLCYPGLHAIWLHRVAHALYRRRLFLLARLLSHLGRFLTGIEIHPGAKIGRRFFIDHGAGVVIGETTEIGDDVTLYQGVTLGGTGKEKGKRHPTIGNNVVISAGAKILGSFTVGDNSKIGAGSVVLKPVPPNCTVVGVPGRVVVREGQRVRDAIDLRHDQIPDPVAETLNRFEAEIKALKQKLAALETRLYGEDKS, from the coding sequence ATGTTCTGGAAACGTTTACGCGAAGACATCCAGGTGGTTTTCGAGCGCGATCCCGCAGCGAAAAGCGTTTTCGAGGTCCTCCTTTGCTATCCCGGCCTGCACGCCATCTGGCTGCACCGGGTCGCACACGCCCTGTACAGAAGGCGCCTTTTTCTCCTGGCGCGTCTTCTTTCCCACCTCGGGCGCTTTTTAACCGGTATCGAGATCCATCCCGGTGCCAAAATCGGCAGGCGCTTCTTCATCGATCATGGCGCAGGCGTAGTTATTGGCGAAACTACAGAAATTGGGGACGACGTCACCCTCTACCAGGGAGTCACCCTCGGGGGCACCGGCAAGGAAAAAGGCAAGCGTCACCCGACCATTGGTAACAACGTGGTCATCAGCGCCGGCGCCAAAATCCTTGGATCCTTCACCGTCGGCGATAATTCGAAAATCGGTGCCGGTTCGGTGGTGCTAAAACCCGTCCCGCCCAACTGCACGGTGGTTGGCGTTCCCGGCAGGGTAGTGGTGCGCGAGGGTCAAAGGGTCCGCGACGCGATTGACTTGCGCCACGACCAGATCCCCGACCCCGTGGCGGAAACACTCAACCGGTTTGAAGCGGAGATAAAGGCACTAAAGCAAAAACTCGCGGCACTTGAAACCAGGCTTTACGGGGAGGATAAGTCTTGA
- the cysS gene encoding cysteine--tRNA ligase, translating to MELYNTLSKRKEKLIPREPGVVRMYVCGPTTYNYIHLGNARAVVVFDTIRRHLEYRGYQVLFVQNFTDVDDKIINRASQEGIPPHEVAAKYTAAYFEDADRLNVRRADIHPRVSEHIPEIIVLVSTLVEKGYAYVSGGDVYFAVRRFPNYGKLSGRNPDDLLAGARIEPGENKRDPLDFALWKAAKPGEPKWPSPWGEGRPGWHIECSAMALKYLGPDFDIHGGGADLIFPHHENEIAQSEAATGQPFARYWLHNGFITVRQEKMSKSIGNVFLVRDILKLYPAPAVRLFLIGTHYRSPLDYAPEYLEAAVRSAERLANSYRLLTEAIAKQPPGEGDGSILGERLAAIEAAFGAAMDDDFNTARALACYFDLVREINGAVHTSPLPPQEILVRAMDLFCTFNRVLGIFPEKNGKPQVEGEKEHQEDDLSLRLLNLLITVRQEARQRKDWSTADRIRDGLKELGILLEDTPEGVRWKKA from the coding sequence ATCGAGCTCTACAATACCCTAAGCAAACGGAAAGAGAAGCTTATCCCGCGCGAACCAGGCGTGGTGCGGATGTATGTCTGCGGCCCCACCACTTACAACTATATCCACCTCGGCAACGCGCGGGCAGTCGTGGTTTTCGACACCATCCGGCGGCACCTTGAGTACCGCGGTTACCAAGTGCTCTTCGTCCAAAATTTTACCGACGTGGACGACAAAATCATCAACCGGGCGTCCCAAGAAGGGATTCCCCCGCACGAGGTGGCAGCAAAATATACGGCAGCGTATTTTGAAGACGCCGACAGGCTTAACGTGCGCCGGGCAGATATCCACCCGCGGGTTTCCGAACACATCCCGGAGATAATCGTTCTCGTATCCACCCTCGTCGAAAAGGGCTACGCCTACGTGAGCGGCGGCGACGTCTATTTTGCGGTCCGGCGCTTCCCTAACTACGGAAAACTCTCCGGGCGCAACCCCGACGACTTGCTTGCGGGCGCCCGCATCGAGCCCGGAGAAAACAAGCGCGACCCGCTCGACTTTGCCCTTTGGAAAGCGGCCAAGCCCGGAGAGCCCAAGTGGCCGAGCCCGTGGGGTGAAGGCCGGCCCGGTTGGCATATCGAGTGCTCCGCGATGGCCCTCAAATACCTTGGCCCCGACTTCGACATTCACGGGGGCGGTGCCGACCTCATCTTCCCCCACCACGAGAACGAGATCGCCCAGTCGGAAGCGGCCACCGGTCAGCCATTCGCCAGGTACTGGCTCCACAACGGTTTCATCACGGTTCGGCAGGAAAAAATGTCCAAATCGATCGGCAACGTCTTTCTGGTCCGGGACATCCTGAAGCTATACCCCGCACCTGCGGTCCGGCTCTTCCTCATCGGCACCCACTACCGGAGCCCGCTCGACTACGCGCCCGAGTATCTCGAAGCGGCGGTGCGAAGCGCGGAGCGGTTGGCCAATTCCTACCGCTTGCTCACCGAAGCAATCGCCAAACAACCGCCCGGCGAGGGCGACGGTAGCATCCTGGGCGAACGGTTGGCGGCGATAGAAGCGGCATTCGGAGCAGCGATGGACGATGACTTCAATACGGCGCGGGCTCTGGCCTGCTATTTCGATCTGGTCCGGGAGATCAACGGGGCCGTACACACCTCCCCGCTCCCACCGCAGGAGATCCTAGTCCGGGCCATGGACCTCTTCTGCACCTTCAACCGGGTGCTCGGCATTTTTCCGGAAAAGAACGGGAAGCCCCAGGTTGAGGGTGAAAAGGAGCACCAAGAAGATGACCTATCGCTCCGCCTCCT